The Roseibium sp. Sym1 nucleotide sequence GTGTCAACATTGACGGTTCCGACGGCCGTGCCGTAGTAGCCGATATATCCGCCATCGGCTTCCACGTTCGCCATGTCCTGGATGTTCAGCACGCCGGTTCCGGAGTAACCGGCAAACAGCGTGCCGTTGGTGGCGGCCTCAAGGCTCGATCCGGAGCCGGTCACCGTGGCCTCGCCGTAGGACCCCGCGTCATTGGCGATACGGATCTGTGCACCCGTGTTCGTCACGCTGACGGTGCCGCCTGCCGAGACCGTCAGGTAACCGGTTCCCCCTTCGGAGACATAAAGGGCGCCGACCGTATTCAAGGTCCCCGAATTCGTCACCGTCAGGGTGCCCGTGGAATCCGTGCCAAAGGCAATGGTGGAAGCCGATGTCGAGGACACCGTCCCGCTGGCGGATATGGTCATCGCCCCGGTGCCTTCGTACCCGACAAAGAGCTGACCGCTGAGAGACCAGTCTGTCCCGGCACCGTCAACCGAGACCGTCCCGTCGCCGGTCGACGCGTTGCCCAGCCGTCCCTCTCCACTTGTCACAACGCCGCCATTGGACACTTCAAGGGCACCGGTCCCCGTGTCCCCGACCGTCAGGGCATCACCCACGTTCCAGGGGCTCGCCTGTGTTCCGCCACCGCCGCCATCAACCGTTTCGGTGCTGCCGTCGATCACGACCTGTGCCTGAGCAAAATGCGGCACCATCATTGTCAGCGCCGTCGTTGCCAGCAGGTGCTTCAGGCCATGCTGAAAAGAGCGGCCGGTGGTGACATCGCGGTAATAAGTGTTTTTCAAATATGCCGGAACCATTGCATTCCTCGTAGACAGGCTTTCGGATCCGCTCCCGATTCGATAACGAACGATCCACAACGCGAATTTCTAGAATGGGGGTGGCGGTTCGGCGTGCGACGTCCGTGTGATGTCGCGCGGAATGAAAGAGCCGCCACAACAATTGGTTAGCGACCGAACACCCGGACGGTCGCCCGTCTCAGCTTGAGGCTCGTTTCCTCATAGATGAATTTGATGAAGGCGATGTCGCGCCTTGGTCCCTTGAGATCGATCGCACGGGAACAGCGCCCGGCGTTGATCCGCCTGGCGAGCTTGATGTCCTGGTGCCCGCCATTGGCGAACCGCACATCGACGTCGTATATACGCACCGGATTGCGATAGACGCAGATTCTGATTTGCTTGAAACGGCCAGGTCCGGGCATCTGGATCACGTCCCGATCAACACGGTCGGTCACCACTTTGCTGCCGATTAAATCCCAGGCAAATGCCGGACCGGCGTCAGCAACCGTTGAAAGCATGGCCAAAGCCAGTGCAATGGAACAAGTTCGCATTCCAGGTCATCCTTGTCTCGCGCCCCCGTTTCCAGTGTTAGGAGATCGCGAATGTCCTGGCGTGAGACGTTCGTGTGATGGAACCGGGGTCCTGTCTGTCGAGACCGGTATGAGGTGAAACGGGCCTTCCGGAGCAGCTCAGGCACCGGCAGTTGCCTCGCCCCTGCCGCCCTTCAGCCAACGCAACAGGAACAAGGCGGCAACCGCCGACGGGATCAATGCAAGCAGAGCGATGATTGCGATTATGAGCGGCGCGGCCCAAAGCGTCTCGAAATTGTCGAGTTTCACATCGCCTTTTCTTGCCGGAAAGAACAGGATCTCGTGCGTCGAACCGACCGGAAAATTCCAGTTCGGAGAAGAAAGCCCGGTACTTGCCTCGGTCATGGACCCATCGGAGAACTGATACCGGAACACGGGGCTGTAGGTCATCGTGTCTCCGTCCCACGGCGTCCAGTCCTGCCGTTCGTAGATCCGCACCACTTCACCGGTGGTCCGGGTGGCCGCGGCGTCCAGATAAAGGCTCTGGAACACCAGATACCCGGTGGCGCACAGAAAGCCTGCTGGCAGCAGGAAGATGAGAAGCCACATGCGCCATGAGGCCTCCCGCTTGCCGTTGCGCGTACGCAGCAGCCAGTTCCCACTCGTCGGCAGATAGACAAACATTCCGCGTTCTCCTCCTCAGGTCAGCCCGGACCGCGTCCGCTCGGCGGCGGCGAGCAGCAAAAGCGCGGCAACATTTCCCGCCACTGCCATTGCAAGGAAACTCAGCCAAAAACCGCGCCTCGAAATTCGTCCGTCAAAACGCGTAAAGAGTGTCACTTTTTCGATCTCTGAAAACAGCGTTGTTTCATCCAGGCCGGTTCGCGGAACACGCGACCCGGCGAACGATAAGTGAGCCGAAACCGCCGCACATCACACGAACGTCGCATGCGCGGCTGTTTCCCTGACCCTAGTTTTTGCCCGGGCAGTACGGAAAGGACGGTTCAAATGCCGATGTTCGATTGGAAGGTCCTCGGCGATGGCAACCGCCTGAATGTCTACAAGTGACCGCGCAGCTTGCCGGAGAGTTCTTCCATGGCCGGCCTTTTCAGGCAAACGACCTCCACGTCCTGGTCCGGACGCATCGTCCTTGCATTAGGCGGGATCGCGGCAGGCTTCCTCCTGGTGGCTGTGGCGAGTGTGGCGCTCGTCCGGAACGAAGGGTGGGCGGTGCGGCTCGAGTGGACCCTCAACGAAGGCGCGGACGCCGTCATCTCGGTCGATCCGCCGCAAGTTGATCCCGCTCTGGACGGGCGGCTGGTTCACATCAGCGGTCCGGTGAAAGTCCTGTCCCCTCCCGTTGACCCGCTTTTCGGCAAACTGGAACTTCCGGTCAACACGATCGGTATCCTGCGCCAGGTCGAGATGTACCAGTGGAAGGAAGAAAGCAGGCGCGAAACGAGGAACAAGATCGGCGGCGACACGCGAAAGGTGACCGTCTACAGCTATACGAGGGAATGGTCTTCCGACCCGATCGACAGCAAGACCTTCAGAAAGCCCGACGGACATGAGAACCCGGATTTTTCCATCACCCGGAAGGTGTCGTTTTCCGAAAGCGCAGCCATTGGCGGTTTCCGCTTCAAGGGATACACGCTGGCCGGATTGGGAACAGCACAAAAGCTGCTGCCGGACAGTGTCGCTGCAGCCAGGGTGAAACAATTCCTTGGTGACAACGATCGTGTCCTGAATTCGGCAGGAACCCTATATGTCGGCAACAATCCTGCCACGCCTGCCATCGGCGACCTGAAGATCACCCTGGTCGCCTCTGTCGCCGGTGACGCCAGCGTTGTCGGACTGCAGAACGACGGAAGCTTGCGCGTCTACAAGACCGCCGGCGGCAACGAGATTTTTCTGACTGCCGCCGGTCGGCAGACAGCCGCCGAAATGTTCGAGAACGTCAAGAGTGCCAATACCGCGAAGACCTGGATGATACGCGGGTGCGGCACATTGGCCATCTTCGCAGGCTTCACGCTGATGTTCTCGATCCTGGGTGCCATCGGCAAAATCCTTCCGGTTCTTGGCGATGTTTTCCGTTTCGCCATCGGGCTTGCATCCCTGGCACTCACCTGTGTGCTTGCTCCGGCCGTCATCGGAATTTCGTGGATTGTCTACCGGCCGGTTCTGGGCGCAATCATCCTGATCGCCGGCCTGGCGTTTGCCGCGGTGTTGATGTTTGCCGGCAAGACCCGGGCGTCAGCGGCCAGAAGATCCGACGATGCTAAGCCGCCCGACCAAGCCGTCCCGACCCCACACCATCATGCGCGCCCGTCTCCAAACATTGAGCGGCATCGTTCATGACACGGTGGAGGCCGATGGCACCACGCCCCTGTCAGCCGGCATGGAAAATCACACCAAATACCGGGTGGGGCGCGAGAGCGGTTTCCTCTCACAAACGATCTACGGGATCAAAAGCAACAGCCTTGAGGGCACGACGACGCAGCTCATTGAAGCTGCACCCCGCTTGACGATGCCCACACCCAAATGGGGCGCGGGCCTTCTCCCGGGGCCTATCGACTTGGGGGGCGACCGCCCGATGACCGCCCCGGAACCAGACGGAACCGGCTCCTTGGCCGAAGCAATGCCCTGAACGTCACCAATGCTCAGGCCAGTGCAACCCTGGCGTGGCTTCTGCGCGCACAAGCTTTGTGCGATAGTCATTTCATTACCATGAACGGGATTTCAGGCACATGTTCGAGGCTGGATATCGCGGGCGAC carries:
- a CDS encoding DUF3592 domain-containing protein; translation: MFVYLPTSGNWLLRTRNGKREASWRMWLLIFLLPAGFLCATGYLVFQSLYLDAAATRTTGEVVRIYERQDWTPWDGDTMTYSPVFRYQFSDGSMTEASTGLSSPNWNFPVGSTHEILFFPARKGDVKLDNFETLWAAPLIIAIIALLALIPSAVAALFLLRWLKGGRGEATAGA
- a CDS encoding TMEM43 family protein; its protein translation is MAGLFRQTTSTSWSGRIVLALGGIAAGFLLVAVASVALVRNEGWAVRLEWTLNEGADAVISVDPPQVDPALDGRLVHISGPVKVLSPPVDPLFGKLELPVNTIGILRQVEMYQWKEESRRETRNKIGGDTRKVTVYSYTREWSSDPIDSKTFRKPDGHENPDFSITRKVSFSESAAIGGFRFKGYTLAGLGTAQKLLPDSVAAARVKQFLGDNDRVLNSAGTLYVGNNPATPAIGDLKITLVASVAGDASVVGLQNDGSLRVYKTAGGNEIFLTAAGRQTAAEMFENVKSANTAKTWMIRGCGTLAIFAGFTLMFSILGAIGKILPVLGDVFRFAIGLASLALTCVLAPAVIGISWIVYRPVLGAIILIAGLAFAAVLMFAGKTRASAARRSDDAKPPDQAVPTPHHHARPSPNIERHRS